From the genome of Nicotiana sylvestris chromosome 2, ASM39365v2, whole genome shotgun sequence, one region includes:
- the LOC104225148 gene encoding uncharacterized protein → MGGVTSSMAAKFAFFPPNPPSYGVVVEESTGKLKMTEVPAKENVDVLRLPTKRGTSIVAVYVKNPAATLTLLYSHGNAADLGQMYELFTELSHHLRVNLMGYDYSGYGRSTGKPSEQNTYADIEAAYRCLEETYGVKEEDVILYGQSVGSGPTLDLASRLSRLRAVVLHSPILSGLRVMYPVKRTYWFDIYKNVDKIPLVECPVLVIHGTADDVVDCSHGKQLFELSKQKYEPLWVKNGNHCDLEVFPEYIKHLKKFISAIEKSTVFRNGSALCTDQIDKPRSSTDCRPRPSTDQREKARQSADKREPRTSTDRRDKSRSSVDRKEKKSKSLDLSEKANNNMEQPEKSRNSIDRFGDMMRSAVLCNIDCFKPVGAKV, encoded by the exons ATGGGGGGAGTCACGTCATCGATGGCAGCAAAGTTTGCATTTTTTCCGCCGAATCCGCCGTCTTATGGAGTGGTGGTGGAAGAATCGACGGGGAAATTGAAGATGACTGAGGTGCCGGCGAAGGAAAACGTCGACGTATTGAGGCTACCGACGAAGAGAGGAACGTCGATTGTGGCGGTGTACGTAAAAAATCCGGCGGCGACGTTGACGCTGCTTTACTCGCACGGTAACGCTGCTGATCTGGGACAGATGTACGAGTTATTCACTGAACTTAGTCACCATCTCCGGGTCAATTTGATGGG ATATGATTATTCAGGGTATGGACGGTCTACCGGCAAG CCAAGTGAGCAGAACACTTATGCTGACATAGAAGCTGCATATAGATGTCTTGAAGAGACATATGGGGTGAAAGAGGAAGATGTCATATTATACGGACAGTCAGTTGGGAGTGGACCCACATTGGATCTGGCATCGCGATTGTCAAGATTGAGAGCGGTGGTTCTTCACAGCCCAATACTCTCCGGACTTCGTGTAATGTATCCAGTGAAGCGAACATATTGGTTTGACATATATAAG AATGTTGACAAAATACCATTGGTAGAATGTCCTGTCCTTGTTATTCAT GGTACTGCAGATGATGTAGTTGATTGCTCCCACGGCAAACAACTTTTTGAGCTATCCAAGCAGAAATATGAACCATtatgggttaaaaatggtaaccattgtgatttggaggtcttcCCTGAGTACATAAAACATCTGAAGAAGTTCATATCAGCTATTGAGAAATCAACTGTTTTTAGAAATGGATCTGCACTATGTACGGACCAAATAGATAAACCTCGAAGCAGCACAGACTGTAGACCTCGTCCAAGCACAGATCAGAGAGAGAAAGCTAGGCAAAGTGCAGACAAGAGGGAGCCTAGAACAAGCACAGATCGAAGAGATAAATCCAGATCTAGCGTGGACCGCAAGGAAAAGAAAAGCAAGAGTTTGGATCTCTCAGAAAAGGCGAACAATAATATGGAACAACCAGAGAAATCTAGAAACAGCATTGACCG TTTTGGTGACATGATGAGATCTGCTGTATTGTGCAATATCGACTGCTTCAAGCCAGTGGGAGCAAAGGTCTGA